A window of the Alnus glutinosa chromosome 4, dhAlnGlut1.1, whole genome shotgun sequence genome harbors these coding sequences:
- the LOC133866534 gene encoding uncharacterized protein LOC133866534 codes for MKVRSSVKKMCEFCKTVKRRGRVYVICTSNPKHKQRQGMSTFAYEGPPPPTSSDTSTRPEMLTGHNLRAGLASLIPKKQEPVTMYGWRAGLASLLFKR; via the exons ATGAAGGTGCGGTCATCAGTTAAGAAGATGTGTGAGTTCTGTAAGACAGTGAAACGCCGTGGCCGTGTTTATGTAATATGCACATCTAATCCTAAGCACAAGCAACGACAAGGCATGTCAACATTTGCATATGAAGGCCCTCCTCCTCCTAC GTCTTCGGACACGAGTACCAGACCGGAGATGTTGACTGGTCACAATTTACGGGCTGGTCTGGCTTCTCTCATTCCCAAAAAGCAGGAGCCAGTGACAATGTACGGATGGAGGGCAGGCCTTGCATCCCTTCTGTTCAAAAGGTAA